In Oryza sativa Japonica Group chromosome 3, ASM3414082v1, one DNA window encodes the following:
- the LOC107276998 gene encoding small ribosomal subunit protein uS2-like — MAAAAAGGGGGGAPRALSQREQDIQMMLAADVHLGTKNCDFQMERYVYKRRSDGIFIINLGKTWEKLQLAARVIVAIENPQDIIVQSARPYGQRAVLKFAQYTGAHAIAGRHTPGTFTNQLQTSFSEPRLLILTDPRTDHQPIKESALGNIPTIAFCDTDSPMRYVDIGIPANNKGKQSIGCLFWLLARMVLQMRGTILPGHKWDVMVDLFFYRDPEEAKEQEEEEAAVGPEYAAVAEYGAAPTDNWGDQQWGGEVQPPALPAAPTGEWGAAPAPVAAEGWDAVAVPPAAAAAVAPPAAPGWEEGSAPAPTGW, encoded by the exons atggcggcggctgcggcaggcggcggcggcggcggcgccccgcgGGCGCTCTCCCAGCGGGAGCAGGACATCCAGATGATGCTCGCGGCGGACGTCCACCTCGGCACCAAGAACTGCGACTTCCAGATGGAGCGCTACGTCTACAAGCGCCGATCCGACG GCATTTTCATCATTAACCTTGGCAAAACCTGGGAGAAGCTTCAGCTGGCTGCCAGAGTGATTGTTGCCATTGAGAACCCACAGGACATCATCGTGCAGTCTGCTAGGCCTTATGGTCAGAGGGCTGTCCTCAAGTTTGCACAGTACACCGGAGCTCATGCCATTGCTGGCAGGCACACTCCTGGTACATTTACCAACCAACTGCAAACCTCATTCAGTGAGCCACGTCTTCTCATCCTTACTGACCCCAGGACAGATCATCAG CCAATCAAGGAGTCTGCTCTTGGAAACATCCCCACTATTGCTTTCTGTGACACTGATTCTCCCATGCGCTATGTCGACATTGGTATTCCTGCCAACAACAAGGGGAAGCAGAGCATTGGTTGCCTCTTCTGGCTGCTTGCTAGGATGGTTCTTCAGATGCGTGGCACAATTCTCCCTGGGCACAAGTGGGATGTCATG GTTGATCTTTTCTTTTATAGAGATCCAGAGGAAGCTAAGGagcaggaggaagaggaggctgcAGTAGGTCCTGAATATGCTGCAGTTGCTGAGTATGGTGCTGCTCCAACTGACAATTGGGGTGACCAGCAATGGGGTGGAGAGGTCCAGCCTCCTGCCCTCCCTGCTGCACCGACTGGGGAATGGGGTGCTGCTCCAG CTCCTGTGGCTGCAGAAGGGTGGGATGCAGTTGCTGttcctcctgccgccgctgctgctgttgcacCTCCTGCCGCCCCTGGATGGGAGGAAGGCAGTGCTCCGGCACCTACTGGCTGGTAG
- the LOC107280428 gene encoding 3-oxoacyl-[acyl-carrier-protein] synthase II, chloroplastic-like produces the protein MAGVVAPPLCTWLVAACLSAACGDAAGKEKQLRRHGGAMFGSSRRGRPPGARCRGGRGARSGGIPMAIALHPERGAVESKKPDIKQRRVVVTGMGVVTPLGHDPDEFYNNLLQGVSGISEIEAFDCSKYPTRIAGEIKSFSTDGWVAPKLAKRMDKFMLYLITAGKKALENGGITEEVMNELDKSRCGVLVGSAMGGMKIFSDAIEALRVSYKKMNPFCVPFATTNMGSAILAMDLGWMGPNYSISTACATSNFCILNAANHIRRGETDVMLCGGSDAPIIPIGLGGFVACRALSQRNNDPAKASRPWDVDRDGFVMGEGAGVLLLEELEHAKQRGAQIYAEFLGGSFTCDAYHMTEPHPEGRGVILCIENALADAGVAKEDINYVNAHATSTQMGDLKEFEALNRCFGQNPQLRVNSTKSMTGHLLGAAGGIEAVAAIQAIRTGWVHPNINLDNPEKNVDVSILVGSQKERCDVKVALSNSFGFGGHNSSVLFAPFK, from the exons ATGGCCggggtggtggcgccgccgctctGCACCTGGCTCGTCGCCGCCTGCCTCTCGGCGGCCtgcggcgacgccgccggcaaGGAGAAGCAGCTGCGCAGGCACGGCGGCGCCATGTTCGGCTCgtcgcgccgcggccgcccccCCGGCGCGCGGTGCCGAGGCGGCAGGGGCGCGCGCTCTGGTG GAATACCCATGGCTATAGCTTTGCATCCTGAAAGGGGAGCTGTGGAAAGCAAGAAGCCTGATATTAAACAACGGAGAGTGGTCGTCACTGGCATGGGTGTCGTGACACCGTTAGGCCATGATCCTGATGAGTTTTATAACAACCTTCTACAGGGTGTTAGTGGAATAAGCGAGATAGAAGCATTTGACTGCTCCAAGTACCCCACG AGAATTGCAGGAGAAATCAAGTCCTTCTCAACTGATGGCTGGGTAGCACCAAAATTAGCTAAGAGAATGGACAAGTTCATGCTATATTTGATAACTGCTGGGAAAAAAGCATTGGAAAACGGTGGAATCACCGAAGAAGTCATGAATGAGTTGGACAAATCGAGATGTGGAGTTCTTGTTGGTTCTGCTATGGGTGGCATGAAG ATTTTTAGTGATGCAATTGAAGCATTGAGGGTATCCTacaagaagatgaacccatTCTGTGTACCTTTTGCGACTACAAACATGGGTTCTGCAATACTTGCGATGGATCTG GGCTGGATGGGCCCAAACTATTCTATCTCTACTGCTTGCGCCACCAGTAATTTCTGCATACTAAATGCAGCTAATCATATCAGAAGAGGGGAAACT GATGTGATGCTTTGTGGTGGTTCTGATGCACCAATTATTCCGATTG GATTGGGTGGTTTTGTGGCTTGCAGAGCTCTTTCACAGAGAAATAATGATCCAGCAAAAGCTTCTCGGCCGTGGGATGTG GATCGTGATGGATTTGTAATGGGAGAAGGGGCTGGTGTGCTTCTTCTGGAAGAACTTGAGCATGCTAAG CAAAGAGGTGCACAAATATATGCTGAGTTTCTAGGAGGAAGCTTCACATGTGATGCATACCACATGACAGAGCCACATCCTGAAG GTAGAGGGGTTATCCTTTGTATTGAAAATGCACTAGCAGATGCAGGAGTAGCAAAGGAAGACATTAATTATGTAAATGCCCATGCAACATCGACGCAGATGGGTGATTTGAAGGAATTTGAAGCTCTCAACCGCTGTTTTGGTCAGAACCCTCAG CTTAGAGTAAACTCAACAAAGTCAATGACGGGTCATCTGCTAGGAGCTGCAGGTGGAATAGAAGCTGTGGCTGCTATACAA GCTATAAGGACTGGTTGGGTCCACCCAAATATCAATTTAGACAACCCGGAGAAAAATGTG GATGTCAGCATTCTAGTGGGATCACAAAAAGAGAGATGTGATGTAAAGGTGGCGTTGTCGAACTCGTTCGGATTCGGTGGGCATAACTCATCGGTTTTGTTTGCACCCTTCAAGTGA
- the LOC4333064 gene encoding uncharacterized protein has translation MPPLTGPKSGDALFGSVERVNAELFTLTYGAIVRQLLTDLEEVEEVNKQLDQMGYNIGTRLVDEFLAKSNVSRCVDFKETADVIAKLGFKMFLGVTATVTNWDAEGTSCSFVLEDNPLVDFVELPDTCQGLQYCNVLSGVIRGALEMVSMKTEVTWVRDMLRGDDAYEMRVKLTKQVPEEYPYKDDD, from the exons ATGCCGCCGCTCACGGGGCCCAAGTCCGGGGACGCCCTCTTCGGCAGCGTCGAGCGCGTC AACGCGGAGCTGTTCACGCTCACGTACGGGGCCATCGTCAGGCAGCTGCTCACGGATCTGGAGGAGGTCGAGGAGGTCAACAAGCAGCTTGATCAGAT GGGCTACAACATTGGAACTCGGTTGGTTGACGAGTTCTTGGCCAAATCAAATGTATCAAGGTGTGTTGACTTCAAGGAGACTGCCGATGTCATCGCAAAG CTTGGATTCAAAATGTTCTTGGGTGTGACTGCAACTGTCACCAATTGGGATGCTGAGGGTACAAGCTGCAGCTTTGTATTGGAGGACAATCCTCTTGTAGACTTTGTTGAACTTCCTGATACTTGCCAAGGTCTTCAGTACTGCAATGTGCTAAGTGGAGTTATTAGGGGTGCACTGGAAATG GTGTCCATGAAGACCGAGGTTACATGGGTCCGTGATATGCTTCGTGGGGATGATGCCTACGAGATGCGAGTGAAGCTTACCAAGCAAGTCCCAGAGGAATACCCCTACAAGGATGATGACTGA